A window from Oceanithermus desulfurans encodes these proteins:
- a CDS encoding TolC family protein → MKRRIWAAWLLSLAAAQPAFLTSLQAHPQLRAARLQVEARALAARLAPNRLAFDAQGGWTRRALDPAEPCPFLADPDPSNDVLCSFVSPDVPNEASQAEVGLTLRPLTFGDYADRSRLADLDLAEARLDYRKAQAELEAAALRAALSLAEARQGLEVAREGRRLAEAALAATELRRRKGAAGDADLRAARLALEDARARVEQAREGLELAQKGLAAFTSEPPPPPPWPLEPPERAEPASLARARIAVERARVALKNRGRDFWPTVEVGYRLNLDDRSSLAVSLESRTLGARVAYGYATFADPARARTRTEWRVGARLSLSAETWAQQSEARLQLRAAEAALEAARRQAVVEALRLRQRIDQALRAAERAAARLDAARADEREARERQRLGLITPLQLMQTQLARLQAELQLQQAENDVRRARLERLVFLAVPPSEVWR, encoded by the coding sequence ATGAAGCGGCGGATCTGGGCTGCCTGGCTGCTTTCGCTGGCCGCCGCCCAGCCCGCCTTCCTGACCTCGCTGCAGGCCCACCCCCAGCTTCGCGCGGCCCGCCTGCAAGTGGAGGCGCGCGCCCTGGCGGCGCGCCTCGCGCCCAACCGGCTGGCGTTCGACGCCCAGGGGGGCTGGACCCGGCGCGCACTCGACCCAGCGGAACCCTGCCCCTTCCTCGCCGACCCCGACCCCAGCAACGACGTCCTTTGCAGCTTCGTCAGCCCCGACGTTCCCAACGAGGCCTCGCAGGCGGAGGTGGGGCTCACCCTGCGGCCGCTGACCTTCGGCGACTACGCCGACCGCAGCCGGCTCGCCGACCTGGACCTGGCCGAGGCGCGGCTGGACTACCGCAAGGCGCAGGCCGAGCTCGAGGCCGCCGCCCTGCGCGCGGCGTTGAGCCTGGCCGAGGCCCGGCAGGGTCTGGAGGTGGCACGCGAGGGGCGGCGCCTGGCGGAGGCGGCCCTGGCGGCCACCGAGCTGCGGCGCCGCAAGGGCGCTGCGGGCGACGCCGACCTGCGCGCCGCGCGCCTGGCCCTGGAAGACGCACGGGCGCGGGTGGAGCAGGCCCGGGAGGGGCTCGAGCTGGCCCAAAAGGGGCTGGCCGCGTTCACCTCCGAGCCCCCGCCCCCTCCGCCCTGGCCCCTGGAGCCGCCCGAACGGGCGGAGCCCGCCTCGCTCGCCCGCGCCCGGATCGCCGTGGAGCGGGCCCGGGTGGCCCTGAAGAACCGCGGGCGCGACTTCTGGCCCACCGTAGAGGTCGGCTACCGGCTCAACCTGGACGACCGCAGCAGCCTCGCCGTTTCGCTGGAGTCGCGCACCCTCGGGGCGCGCGTGGCCTACGGCTACGCCACCTTCGCCGATCCGGCGCGCGCGCGGACCCGCACAGAGTGGCGCGTGGGCGCCCGCCTGAGCCTCTCGGCGGAAACCTGGGCACAGCAGTCCGAAGCGCGCCTGCAGCTGCGCGCCGCGGAGGCGGCCCTGGAGGCGGCCCGCCGCCAGGCCGTAGTGGAGGCGCTGCGCCTGCGCCAGCGGATCGATCAGGCCCTGCGCGCGGCCGAGCGCGCCGCGGCGCGTCTGGACGCCGCCCGCGCCGACGAACGCGAGGCGCGGGAACGGCAGCGTCTGGGTCTGATTACGCCGCTGCAGCTGATGCAGACCCAGCTGGCGCGGCTGCAGGCGGAGCTGCAGCTCCAGCAGGCCGAAAACGACGTACGGCGGGCACGGCTCGAACGGCTCGTCTTCCTTGCGGTCCCCCCATCGGAGGTGTGGCGATGA
- the thyX gene encoding FAD-dependent thymidylate synthase, with product MTEPQTIPVLDKGFVRLVDAMGDDRRIVQAARVSYGEGTKTVREDAALIDYLMRHRHTSPFEMVEFTFHVKAPIFVVRQWFRHRTASVNEISARYSVLKDEFYEPTPGELRAQSKVNKQAGEGRLPAAEAERASALLAAAGRDVYARYQELLALGVAREQARSVLPVGIYTEFYWKQDLHNLLHFLRLRLDHHAQAEIRAYARAVAEFVKARVPLVWRSFEEHVLNARTLSASELAVLARLVDREAYAEALGQAGLSKSRVREALEKLFGEA from the coding sequence ATGACGGAACCGCAGACGATACCCGTGCTCGACAAGGGCTTCGTGCGCCTGGTGGACGCGATGGGCGACGACCGCCGCATCGTCCAGGCGGCGCGCGTGAGCTACGGCGAAGGCACCAAGACGGTGCGCGAGGACGCGGCTCTGATCGACTACCTGATGCGCCACCGGCACACCAGCCCCTTCGAGATGGTGGAGTTCACCTTTCACGTCAAGGCGCCCATTTTCGTGGTGCGCCAGTGGTTCCGTCACCGCACCGCCAGCGTCAACGAGATCTCGGCGCGCTATTCGGTGCTGAAAGACGAGTTCTACGAGCCCACCCCCGGGGAGCTGCGCGCCCAGAGCAAGGTCAACAAGCAGGCGGGCGAGGGGCGGCTGCCAGCGGCCGAGGCCGAACGGGCTTCCGCACTGCTGGCCGCGGCCGGGCGCGACGTCTATGCCCGCTACCAGGAGCTGCTGGCGCTGGGGGTGGCCCGGGAGCAGGCCCGTAGCGTGCTGCCCGTGGGCATCTACACCGAGTTCTACTGGAAGCAGGACCTGCACAACCTGCTGCACTTCCTGAGGCTGCGGCTCGACCACCACGCCCAGGCCGAGATTCGCGCCTACGCCCGCGCGGTGGCCGAGTTCGTGAAAGCGCGGGTGCCGCTGGTGTGGCGCTCGTTCGAAGAGCACGTGCTGAACGCGCGCACCCTGAGCGCAAGCGAGCTGGCGGTGCTGGCGCGGCTGGTGGACCGGGAAGCCTACGCCGAGGCGCTCGGGCAGGCGGGGCTGTCCAAGAGCCGGGTGCGCGAGGCGCTGGAAAAGCTGTTCGGCGAAGCTTAG
- the pheA gene encoding prephenate dehydratase: MSKKVAYQGTAGAFSEEAALTVTGGAEPVGYPTFHEVFEAVTSGAAACGVVPVENAVAGSINQTYDLLLESDLHVVGEIYLRVRHNLLAPPGTRLEEVRKVISHPQALSQCDGFLARQKLEAVPVYDTAGAAKQLAERPEPGLAAIASRRAAEVYGLEVLAEGIEDFNFNYTRFFVIAREERPRAEGPYKTSVVFGVRHKPGGLLSALEAFARSRVNLTKLESRPRRDRAWSYVFYLDFEGHVEDPEPAEALVTLLRRAAFVKVLGSYPAAPMNGG, from the coding sequence ATGTCGAAGAAGGTCGCCTACCAGGGGACCGCCGGCGCGTTCAGCGAGGAGGCGGCGCTCACCGTCACCGGGGGCGCCGAGCCGGTGGGCTACCCCACCTTTCACGAGGTCTTCGAGGCGGTCACCTCCGGCGCGGCCGCCTGCGGCGTGGTGCCGGTGGAGAACGCGGTGGCCGGCAGCATCAACCAGACCTACGACCTCCTGCTCGAGTCCGACCTGCACGTAGTGGGGGAGATCTACCTGCGGGTGCGCCACAACCTGCTTGCTCCGCCGGGGACCCGACTCGAGGAGGTGCGCAAGGTGATCAGCCACCCCCAGGCGCTCTCCCAGTGCGACGGTTTCCTGGCCCGGCAAAAGCTGGAGGCCGTACCCGTCTACGACACCGCCGGGGCGGCCAAGCAGCTGGCCGAGCGGCCCGAGCCGGGGCTGGCGGCCATCGCCTCCAGGCGGGCGGCCGAGGTCTACGGGCTCGAGGTGCTGGCCGAGGGGATCGAGGACTTCAACTTCAACTACACCCGCTTCTTCGTCATCGCCCGCGAGGAGCGGCCGCGCGCCGAGGGCCCCTACAAGACCAGCGTCGTCTTCGGGGTGCGGCACAAGCCGGGGGGGCTGCTCTCGGCGCTCGAGGCCTTCGCCCGTTCGCGGGTGAACCTTACCAAGCTCGAGTCGCGCCCCCGCCGCGACCGCGCCTGGAGCTACGTCTTCTACCTCGACTTCGAGGGCCACGTCGAAGACCCCGAGCCCGCCGAGGCGCTGGTGACCCTGCTGCGCCGGGCGGCCTTCGTGAAGGTGCTCGGCTCCTACCCGGCCGCGCCGATGAACGGCGGCTAA
- the ruvA gene encoding Holliday junction branch migration protein RuvA produces the protein MVRFLEGVVLELAEDRAIVSLHGLGFEVFCPTGTLGRLRVGETARLHTRLVVREDSLTLYGFHDPLLLEWFDLLTGVSGVGPRVALGLLSALPADLLGQAVTGDDPKLLTAAPGVGRKLAERIVLELKTKLPDHLAGLAPSAAPVENPAAGEAAAALITLGFRETQVHAVVQKLAAKQPEAGAEELIRLALRELR, from the coding sequence ATGGTGCGTTTTCTCGAAGGGGTCGTGCTGGAGCTGGCCGAGGACCGCGCGATCGTGAGCCTGCACGGCCTGGGCTTCGAGGTCTTCTGCCCCACCGGGACGCTGGGGCGGCTGCGCGTGGGCGAGACCGCACGGCTGCACACCCGGCTGGTGGTGCGCGAGGACAGCCTCACCCTCTACGGCTTCCACGACCCGCTCTTGCTCGAGTGGTTCGACCTGCTCACCGGCGTCTCGGGCGTGGGGCCGCGCGTGGCGCTGGGCCTGCTCAGCGCCCTGCCCGCCGACCTGCTGGGGCAGGCCGTGACCGGCGACGACCCCAAACTGCTTACCGCCGCCCCCGGCGTGGGCAGGAAGCTGGCCGAGCGCATCGTGCTGGAACTCAAGACCAAGCTCCCCGACCACCTGGCCGGCCTCGCCCCCAGCGCCGCGCCCGTCGAGAACCCCGCCGCCGGCGAAGCCGCCGCGGCGCTGATCACGCTGGGCTTCCGCGAGACCCAGGTGCACGCGGTGGTGCAGAAGCTGGCCGCCAAGCAGCCCGAGGCCGGGGCCGAAGAGCTCATCCGCCTGGCCCTGCGCGAGCTCCGGTAG
- a CDS encoding lipid II:glycine glycyltransferase FemX has translation MERREIDTPEAWNRIVGELPLSSSLQSWGWGEVKRTSGWKPVRLALFDGGEPVAAAQLMTRHLAGPLRLAYAPRGPALAEAGLLPRVAEQLARAARGALYLQLEPPLALEEPYDVPAFAGLQPAATIQPEYSILVDLEAGEEAVLARMKSKTRYNIRLSARKGVTARIVRPGEGDAEEAFEAFLALFTETNRRAKLLQHARSYYETVFRAMEQPGGAAFISLAEYQGQPLAAGLFVAFAGRVDYLYGGSSREHKNVMAPYAMHWTAMRWGMKHGYRVYDLWGVPRVLTPESHAYGIYRFKEGFGGRRVRFPGYVRPLSPLFGPVQTALRWRKNWVNWRTRGTPRDVL, from the coding sequence ATGGAACGACGCGAGATCGACACCCCCGAAGCCTGGAACCGTATCGTCGGCGAGCTCCCGCTCTCCAGCTCCCTGCAGTCGTGGGGCTGGGGCGAGGTAAAGCGCACGAGCGGCTGGAAGCCCGTACGCCTCGCCCTTTTCGACGGTGGCGAGCCCGTGGCCGCGGCGCAGCTGATGACGCGCCACCTGGCCGGCCCGCTGCGCCTGGCCTACGCCCCCCGCGGTCCGGCGCTGGCCGAGGCGGGGTTGCTGCCGCGGGTGGCCGAACAGCTGGCGCGGGCGGCGCGCGGCGCGCTCTATCTGCAGCTCGAACCCCCCCTGGCCCTGGAGGAGCCGTACGACGTCCCCGCCTTCGCGGGTCTCCAGCCGGCGGCCACGATCCAGCCCGAGTACTCGATCCTGGTGGACCTCGAAGCCGGCGAGGAAGCCGTGCTCGCGCGGATGAAGTCGAAGACGCGCTACAACATCCGCCTCTCGGCCCGCAAAGGGGTGACCGCGCGGATCGTGCGCCCGGGCGAAGGCGACGCCGAAGAGGCCTTCGAGGCCTTCTTGGCGCTGTTCACCGAAACCAACCGGCGCGCGAAGCTCCTGCAGCACGCCCGCAGCTACTACGAGACGGTCTTCCGGGCGATGGAGCAGCCGGGGGGCGCGGCCTTCATCAGCCTGGCCGAGTACCAGGGCCAGCCGCTCGCGGCCGGGCTCTTCGTGGCCTTCGCCGGCCGGGTGGACTACCTCTACGGGGGCTCGAGCCGCGAGCACAAGAACGTGATGGCCCCCTACGCCATGCACTGGACGGCGATGCGCTGGGGCATGAAGCACGGCTACCGCGTCTACGACCTCTGGGGGGTGCCCCGGGTGCTCACCCCCGAGTCGCACGCCTACGGCATCTACCGCTTCAAGGAGGGCTTCGGCGGCCGGCGGGTGCGCTTCCCCGGCTACGTGCGGCCGCTCTCGCCCCTCTTCGGCCCGGTGCAGACCGCGCTGCGCTGGCGCAAGAACTGGGTCAACTGGCGCACCCGCGGCACCCCCCGCGACGTCTTGTGA
- a CDS encoding MarR family winged helix-turn-helix transcriptional regulator, with protein MDPDRRQLLAQLDEEFFLFLWRVKESTARLFKPLGLRPEQVFILELIDRGLHHPKEIADALQWDPPLLSHYLAKLEERRLIERELDPDDRRRTRITLSASGARRLERARAAWRDYTAETLEVLEPGEIETLRGYLRRLLAAQEARA; from the coding sequence ATGGACCCCGACCGCCGGCAGCTGCTGGCCCAACTCGACGAAGAGTTCTTCCTCTTCCTCTGGCGGGTCAAGGAAAGCACCGCCCGCCTGTTCAAACCGCTGGGGCTGCGCCCCGAACAGGTCTTCATCCTCGAGCTGATCGACCGGGGCCTCCACCACCCCAAGGAGATCGCCGACGCCTTGCAGTGGGACCCGCCCCTGCTCAGCCATTACCTCGCCAAGCTCGAGGAGCGCCGTCTGATCGAACGCGAGCTCGACCCCGACGACCGCCGGCGCACGCGCATCACCCTGAGCGCCTCCGGCGCCCGGCGGCTCGAGCGCGCCCGGGCGGCCTGGCGCGACTACACCGCCGAGACGCTCGAAGTCCTCGAGCCGGGTGAAATCGAAACCTTGCGCGGCTACCTGCGCCGCCTCCTGGCCGCCCAGGAGGCGCGGGCATGA
- a CDS encoding efflux RND transporter permease subunit, with protein MRENPLVRFFVERPVLTTAFFLAVTLFGLLTAFRLGVDMLPKIEVPVVTVTTIYPGSSPREIADQVSKPVEDALSTLSGVDRIASISLEGASQVIVQFDYGVDVNVAAVDVSERVSAIRGELPADAEPPVVAKFDPAADPILFVALTAPGESLGRLGAYAEDRLKPELQRIRGVADVQVVGGPDEEVAVLLQPSRLAVLGLSPLQVVQALAADTVNLPAGALDVRGEHRVVSLRSRPATPHDVAERTVDARRGLKVRDVAKVRLQEGRAETFSRLNGDPVVLMAVRKASGSNVVEVARRVHETVAALQLPEGYRLRTVFDVTRFTRATVNDTFVESLMTALIVSVIILVFLGRTNSALSVILAIPVTLAGSIVVYGVLGFTFNVISLLALIVAVGLVVDDAIVVAENIDRWLEQAYGRMEAVLRGASEVSTAVLATTLSLLAVFVPISFLPGIVGQLFREFGIGLSTAIAISYLEAMFFLTVRLAYFPDPKPPGWRDLGRLLRSFHLDLGAWRAALGRWAFWAAALALAYGGHRLSGAALPAVLAGAGFALGYPLLRYAARMLGGALGALMRAAHEAVDLPFARLQDGYARLVQRLLQHSGLVLLGALVLMASVAWVLPRLPFNFTPKADSGFIEITLTLPKGTDLDTTNALVQRLEGYLLTRPEVDALVTTVGASQNAGTGSAPERASLSLQLVPKDERMDQYALAEVLRRDLQARVAAHPEAKVRVQPITGGPPSAADIEFVLTAPSEARLEELNREALRLIRSLPFVRDAKSSLSERTQEYSFRLDAAKLTGTGLSALEVGRTLRAYLTGLEAGRLSDGGRDTPVVVRADPAALASVQQLLALPIAAPALGSTVPLAGLGRFERRDQAASIGRTNQAYSAGYQVNLVDPEAGALQAEQRLKRALAEAGLLGGGVGYLATGTTTFTGDLAATAPLAFLLALVLNYLVIASQFNSFRYPVYLLLPVPLALVGAFWLSYFMGTGLDVISILGTVMMVGLVTKNAILLLDFAVERARTMPLDRALVEAARLRLRPILMTSLTILVVSLPLLLGLGEGSEFRIPLGVIILGGIFSSTLLTLFVIPVAFYRYERRRYAEMQAEQ; from the coding sequence GTGAGGGAGAACCCGCTGGTCCGCTTCTTCGTCGAGCGGCCCGTCCTCACCACGGCGTTCTTCCTGGCGGTCACCCTCTTCGGGCTGCTCACCGCCTTCCGCCTGGGGGTGGACATGCTGCCCAAGATCGAGGTCCCGGTGGTCACCGTCACCACGATCTACCCCGGCTCGAGCCCGCGCGAGATCGCCGATCAGGTCAGCAAGCCCGTCGAGGACGCGCTCTCGACGCTCTCCGGTGTCGACCGCATCGCCTCGATCTCGCTTGAGGGGGCCTCGCAGGTGATCGTCCAGTTTGACTACGGCGTCGACGTGAACGTGGCGGCGGTGGACGTCTCGGAGCGGGTTTCCGCCATCCGCGGCGAGCTCCCCGCCGACGCCGAACCCCCCGTGGTCGCCAAGTTCGATCCCGCGGCCGACCCCATCCTCTTCGTCGCGCTCACCGCCCCGGGAGAGTCGCTGGGGCGTCTGGGCGCCTACGCCGAGGACCGCCTCAAACCCGAACTGCAGCGCATCCGCGGCGTGGCCGACGTGCAGGTGGTGGGCGGCCCCGACGAAGAGGTGGCGGTGCTGCTGCAGCCCAGCCGCCTCGCGGTCCTGGGCCTCTCGCCGCTGCAGGTGGTGCAGGCGCTCGCGGCCGACACCGTCAACCTCCCCGCCGGTGCCCTGGACGTGCGCGGCGAGCACCGGGTGGTCAGTCTCCGCAGCCGACCCGCCACGCCCCACGACGTAGCCGAGCGCACGGTGGACGCGCGCCGGGGGCTGAAGGTGCGCGACGTCGCCAAAGTTCGCCTGCAGGAAGGGCGGGCCGAGACCTTCAGCCGCCTCAACGGGGACCCGGTGGTGCTCATGGCGGTGCGCAAGGCGAGCGGCTCCAACGTGGTGGAGGTCGCCCGACGCGTCCACGAGACGGTAGCCGCGCTGCAACTCCCCGAAGGCTACCGGCTCCGCACCGTCTTCGACGTCACCCGCTTCACCCGCGCCACCGTGAACGACACCTTCGTCGAGTCGCTGATGACGGCGTTGATCGTCTCGGTGATCATCCTCGTCTTCCTCGGCCGCACCAACTCCGCGCTTTCCGTCATCCTCGCCATTCCCGTCACCCTGGCCGGATCCATCGTCGTCTACGGCGTCTTAGGCTTCACTTTCAACGTGATCAGCCTGCTGGCGCTGATCGTGGCCGTGGGGCTGGTGGTCGACGACGCCATCGTCGTGGCCGAGAACATCGACCGCTGGCTGGAGCAGGCGTACGGTCGCATGGAGGCGGTGCTCAGGGGGGCCTCCGAGGTCAGCACCGCGGTGCTGGCGACGACGCTGAGCCTGCTCGCCGTCTTCGTTCCCATCAGCTTCCTGCCCGGCATCGTCGGCCAGCTCTTCCGCGAGTTCGGCATCGGCCTTTCCACCGCCATCGCCATCAGCTACCTGGAGGCGATGTTCTTCCTCACCGTACGGCTGGCCTACTTCCCCGACCCCAAGCCGCCGGGCTGGCGCGACTTGGGGCGGCTGCTGCGCAGCTTCCACCTCGACCTCGGAGCCTGGCGGGCCGCGCTGGGCCGCTGGGCCTTCTGGGCGGCGGCGCTCGCCCTGGCCTACGGCGGCCACCGGCTTAGCGGCGCGGCCCTGCCGGCGGTGCTGGCCGGGGCCGGCTTCGCGCTGGGCTACCCGCTGCTGCGCTACGCGGCGCGGATGCTGGGCGGGGCGCTGGGTGCGCTCATGCGCGCCGCGCACGAGGCGGTGGACCTCCCCTTCGCGCGGCTGCAGGACGGATACGCCCGCTTGGTGCAAAGGCTGCTGCAACACAGCGGGCTGGTGCTGCTGGGCGCGCTGGTGCTGATGGCCTCGGTGGCCTGGGTGCTGCCGCGGCTGCCCTTCAACTTCACGCCCAAGGCCGACAGCGGCTTCATCGAAATCACCCTCACGCTGCCCAAGGGCACCGACCTGGACACCACCAACGCGCTGGTTCAGAGGCTCGAGGGCTACCTGCTCACCCGCCCCGAGGTGGACGCGCTGGTGACCACCGTGGGGGCCTCGCAGAACGCGGGTACCGGCAGCGCCCCCGAGCGGGCCAGCCTCAGCCTGCAGCTGGTGCCCAAGGACGAACGCATGGACCAGTACGCCCTGGCGGAGGTGCTCCGGCGCGATCTGCAGGCGCGCGTCGCCGCACATCCCGAGGCCAAGGTGCGGGTGCAGCCCATCACCGGCGGCCCTCCGAGCGCGGCCGACATCGAGTTCGTGCTCACCGCCCCCAGCGAGGCACGGCTGGAGGAGCTCAACCGCGAGGCGCTCCGCCTGATCCGGTCCCTGCCCTTCGTACGCGACGCAAAGAGCAGCCTTTCCGAGCGCACCCAGGAGTACAGCTTCCGCCTCGACGCGGCCAAACTGACGGGCACCGGTCTGAGCGCCCTCGAGGTGGGGCGGACGCTGCGCGCCTACCTGACCGGGCTGGAGGCCGGCCGTCTGAGCGACGGCGGGCGGGACACGCCCGTCGTGGTCCGCGCCGACCCCGCGGCGCTCGCCAGCGTGCAGCAACTGCTGGCGCTGCCCATCGCCGCCCCCGCCCTGGGGTCCACCGTCCCCCTCGCCGGCCTCGGGCGCTTCGAGCGCCGGGACCAGGCGGCCAGCATCGGACGCACCAACCAGGCCTACTCCGCCGGCTACCAGGTCAACCTCGTCGATCCCGAGGCCGGAGCGCTGCAGGCGGAGCAGCGGCTTAAGCGCGCCCTCGCCGAGGCCGGGCTGCTGGGCGGCGGCGTCGGCTACCTGGCCACCGGCACCACCACCTTCACCGGCGACCTCGCCGCCACGGCCCCGCTGGCCTTCCTGCTCGCTTTGGTGCTCAACTACCTGGTGATCGCCAGCCAGTTCAACTCGTTCCGCTACCCCGTCTACCTGCTCCTTCCGGTACCCCTGGCCCTCGTCGGGGCCTTCTGGCTCTCCTACTTCATGGGCACCGGCCTGGACGTGATCAGCATCCTGGGCACGGTCATGATGGTGGGGCTGGTAACCAAGAACGCCATCCTGCTCCTCGACTTCGCGGTCGAACGTGCCCGGACGATGCCCCTGGACCGGGCGCTGGTGGAGGCCGCGCGGCTGCGGCTGCGGCCCATCCTGATGACCAGCCTCACCATCCTGGTCGTCTCGCTGCCGCTGCTGTTGGGGCTCGGCGAGGGCTCCGAGTTCCGCATCCCCCTGGGGGTGATCATCCTCGGGGGCATCTTCTCCAGCACCCTCCTCACCCTTTTCGTCATCCCGGTGGCTTTCTACCGGTACGAACGGCGGCGCTACGCGGAAATGCAAGCCGAGCAGTAG
- a CDS encoding efflux RND transporter periplasmic adaptor subunit — protein MRTSLLLALIAALLLVGGCKRNRGGEAAPSTPAVQERSAFKVRTVAVSSGPLTVVREASGRIEPERDVRVAARTGGKVTAVPVREGDRVARGDVLVQLDERDPRDRLRQAQLALEQARLNRVAAERRLADQEAQLTRQRQAARQNLANAEKRLDEARALLPLGGVAPVEVDRLAAAAAQAAANAAAAEAAYRRWQRSKDEDLAQLRLQVEQAQVAVDQARTALEDTRITAPFAGRVAARFVDAGAFVGPGSPVVQLVAGPRNVVFKLPPDEVARLDPTELTLLFLGRRYPLELLRSAPVPGPDRLISLYARPLEGGDELPFGGAVLLRYRLVLASGPRVPATALRVREGRSYVFAASGERARAVPVEVVAEAEGWAVVRGAGLPERVVHPLPQDLRDGSYLEVLE, from the coding sequence ATGCGCACTAGCCTCCTCTTAGCCCTGATCGCAGCGCTGCTGCTCGTCGGCGGCTGCAAGCGCAACCGCGGCGGCGAAGCCGCCCCCTCCACCCCCGCGGTGCAGGAACGTTCCGCCTTCAAGGTGCGCACGGTCGCGGTCTCCAGCGGACCGCTTACGGTCGTGCGGGAAGCCTCGGGTCGCATCGAGCCGGAGCGCGACGTGCGGGTGGCCGCGCGCACCGGCGGAAAGGTGACCGCGGTGCCCGTGCGCGAAGGCGACCGCGTCGCACGGGGGGACGTGCTGGTTCAGCTCGACGAGCGCGACCCTCGCGACCGCCTGCGGCAGGCGCAGCTGGCCCTGGAGCAGGCCCGCCTGAACCGGGTCGCCGCCGAGCGCAGGCTCGCCGACCAGGAGGCGCAGCTCACCCGCCAGCGGCAGGCGGCGCGCCAGAACCTGGCCAACGCCGAGAAACGCCTCGACGAGGCGCGGGCGCTGCTGCCGCTGGGGGGTGTGGCCCCGGTCGAGGTGGACCGGCTCGCCGCCGCGGCCGCCCAGGCGGCGGCGAACGCCGCCGCCGCCGAAGCCGCCTACCGGCGCTGGCAGCGCAGCAAGGACGAGGACCTGGCGCAGCTGCGGCTGCAGGTAGAGCAGGCGCAGGTCGCGGTCGACCAGGCGCGCACCGCGCTGGAGGACACCCGCATCACCGCCCCGTTCGCCGGCCGGGTGGCCGCCCGCTTCGTGGACGCGGGGGCCTTCGTGGGCCCCGGTTCGCCGGTGGTGCAGCTGGTCGCGGGACCGCGCAACGTGGTCTTCAAGCTGCCCCCCGACGAGGTGGCCCGGCTCGATCCGACCGAGCTGACGCTCCTCTTCCTGGGCCGCCGCTACCCGCTCGAGCTCCTGCGCAGCGCGCCGGTGCCGGGGCCGGACCGTCTGATCAGTCTTTACGCCCGCCCCCTCGAGGGCGGCGACGAACTGCCGTTCGGGGGCGCGGTGCTGCTGCGCTACCGTCTGGTCCTCGCCTCGGGCCCGCGGGTGCCGGCGACCGCGCTGCGGGTGCGCGAGGGCCGGAGCTACGTCTTCGCCGCCAGCGGCGAGCGCGCCCGCGCCGTACCCGTCGAGGTCGTGGCCGAGGCGGAGGGGTGGGCGGTGGTGCGCGGCGCCGGGCTGCCGGAGCGCGTCGTCCATCCCCTGCCCCAGGACCTGCGTGACGGTTCGTACCTGGAGGTCCTGGAGTGA
- a CDS encoding TolC family protein: MKPWIPLALLLSALPALALGYPEALARADDRPPVVAARAELDDAEAQWARTEADPAALRLERLQARQRRELAAAQLRLERIRASAEISLAYTQLLDAQAAYRLAERGLELAARTLRVAQLRYVKGGIGRQELRASELRLEEARNRLRQADDARALARARLFSLVGGPEPGEALAPAGSPVLPGLEAVYLRLDAHPDRLRAAQGVELAQTALALLDPSYAPRARIEAAQLQLTQARTALEEVRRGLRLQAKARWQAVAERQRDLDLARGESDKAARDLDVARERYRAGLISELALLQAELEREQAAVAVQNAEHALLAAAWELAVATAWPLEVRDAH, from the coding sequence ATGAAACCCTGGATCCCCCTGGCCCTGCTGCTGAGCGCGCTTCCGGCGCTGGCCCTTGGCTACCCGGAGGCGCTGGCGCGCGCGGACGACCGGCCGCCGGTCGTGGCCGCGCGCGCCGAACTCGACGACGCCGAAGCGCAGTGGGCGCGCACCGAGGCCGACCCCGCGGCGCTGCGTCTGGAACGGCTGCAGGCCCGTCAGCGGCGCGAGCTGGCCGCGGCGCAGCTACGCCTGGAGCGGATACGGGCGTCCGCCGAGATCAGCCTCGCCTACACCCAGCTGCTCGACGCCCAGGCGGCCTACCGCCTGGCGGAGCGGGGGCTCGAACTGGCCGCCCGCACCCTTCGCGTCGCCCAGCTGCGCTACGTCAAGGGCGGCATCGGCCGCCAGGAGCTGCGCGCCAGCGAGCTGCGCCTGGAAGAGGCGCGCAACCGGCTGCGGCAGGCCGACGACGCCCGGGCGCTCGCCCGCGCCCGGCTCTTCTCGCTGGTCGGGGGGCCGGAGCCGGGCGAGGCGCTGGCGCCGGCGGGCTCCCCGGTGCTGCCCGGCCTGGAGGCCGTCTACCTCCGCCTGGACGCCCACCCCGACCGCCTGCGCGCCGCCCAGGGGGTGGAACTCGCGCAAACCGCCCTGGCCCTGCTCGACCCCAGCTACGCCCCCCGCGCCCGGATCGAAGCGGCGCAGCTGCAGCTGACCCAGGCGCGCACCGCGCTGGAAGAGGTGCGACGCGGCCTGCGCCTGCAGGCCAAGGCCCGCTGGCAGGCCGTGGCCGAGCGGCAGCGCGACCTTGACCTGGCGCGCGGCGAGAGCGACAAGGCCGCCCGTGACCTCGACGTCGCCCGGGAGCGCTACCGCGCGGGGCTGATCTCGGAACTCGCGCTGCTGCAGGCAGAGCTCGAGCGCGAGCAGGCGGCCGTGGCGGTCCAGAACGCCGAACACGCGCTGCTCGCCGCCGCCTGGGAGCTGGCGGTGGCGACCGCCTGGCCGCTGGAGGTGCGCGATGCGCACTAG